The Thioalkalivibrio thiocyanodenitrificans ARhD 1 genome window below encodes:
- the rsxA gene encoding electron transport complex subunit RsxA, with amino-acid sequence MTEYALILIGTVLVNNFVLVKFLGLCPFMGVSRKVETATGMGLATTFVLTLSSVCSYLVNEYMLAPLGLEYLRTIAFILVIAAVVQFTEMVVHKTSPLLYNVLGIFLPLITTNCAVLGVALLNVQEAHGFIESALYGLGAATGFSLVLILFASMRERVAVADVPLPFRGNAIALITAGLMSLGFMGFVGLVR; translated from the coding sequence ATGACCGAATACGCCCTCATCCTGATCGGCACCGTGCTGGTGAACAACTTCGTCCTGGTGAAGTTCCTGGGGCTGTGTCCGTTCATGGGGGTGTCGCGCAAGGTGGAGACCGCTACTGGCATGGGGCTCGCCACCACCTTCGTGCTCACGCTCTCCTCGGTGTGCAGTTATCTGGTCAACGAGTACATGCTCGCACCCCTGGGGCTGGAGTACCTGCGCACCATCGCATTCATTCTGGTGATCGCAGCGGTGGTGCAGTTCACCGAGATGGTGGTGCACAAGACCAGCCCGCTGCTGTACAACGTGCTGGGCATCTTTCTGCCGCTGATCACCACCAACTGCGCCGTGCTGGGCGTGGCCCTGCTCAACGTGCAGGAGGCCCACGGCTTCATCGAGTCCGCCCTCTACGGCCTGGGCGCGGCAACGGGCTTCTCCCTGGTGCTGATCCTGTTCGCCTCGATGCGCGAACGCGTGGCCGTAGCCGACGTACCCCTGCCATTTCGCGGCAATGCCATCGCACTCATTACCGCCGGGCTCATGTCGCTCGGCTTCATGGGTTTCGTCGGTCTGGTGAGATAG
- a CDS encoding electron transport complex subunit E — protein MSDITYREINANGFWHNNPGLVQLLGLCPLLAISGTVINALGLGLATTLTLVASNVTVSLIRHWVRPEIRIPVFVLIIASVVTAIELAMNAFFHELYLILGIFIPLIVTNCAIIGRAEAFASKQPIPKALADGLAMGLGFTCVLVALGALREVVGHGTLLSDAHLMFGEAARGFSLTLIREYRGFLLALLPPGAFIALGLLIALKNIIDSGLAKRAAVRAPQPAGAAG, from the coding sequence TTGAGTGACATCACCTACCGCGAGATCAACGCCAACGGCTTCTGGCACAACAACCCGGGGCTGGTGCAGCTCCTGGGCCTGTGTCCGCTGCTGGCCATCTCCGGAACGGTGATCAACGCCCTGGGCCTGGGGCTTGCCACCACGCTGACGCTGGTGGCCTCCAACGTGACCGTCTCCCTGATCCGCCACTGGGTGCGTCCCGAGATCCGCATCCCCGTGTTCGTGCTGATCATCGCCTCGGTGGTGACCGCCATTGAACTGGCCATGAACGCCTTTTTCCACGAGCTCTACCTGATCCTCGGGATCTTCATTCCGCTGATCGTCACCAACTGCGCCATCATCGGGCGGGCCGAGGCCTTCGCCTCCAAGCAGCCCATCCCCAAGGCGCTGGCCGACGGTCTGGCCATGGGCCTGGGCTTCACCTGCGTGCTGGTGGCCCTGGGCGCTCTGCGCGAGGTGGTGGGCCACGGCACCCTGCTGTCCGATGCCCATCTCATGTTCGGCGAGGCGGCGCGCGGCTTCAGCCTGACGCTCATTCGGGAATACCGGGGCTTTCTGCTGGCCCTGCTGCCCCCGGGCGCGTTCATCGCCCTGGGGCTGCTCATCGCCCTGAAGAACATCATCGACTCGGGGCTGGCGAAGCGCGCCGCCGTGCGCGCCCCGCAGCCGGCCGGGGCAGCGGGCTGA
- the mtnC gene encoding acireductone synthase has protein sequence MTRIILTDIEGTTSSLSFVKDVLFPYARAHLPEFVRAHGDDTEVRRLLADAGAYAGGDLDDEALIERMLAWIDHDQKITPLKALQGLIWEEGYTRGDFQGHVYEDAVERLRRWHEEDIRLAVYSSGSVHAQKLLFGHTAFGDLNPLFDAYFDTRVGGKRDTASYKTIAGELGVEPREILFLSDLRAELDAAAEAGMRTTALDRAAGGEDFGPHPVARDFHEIGL, from the coding sequence ATGACCAGAATCATTCTCACTGACATCGAAGGCACCACCTCCAGCCTGTCCTTTGTGAAGGACGTGCTGTTTCCGTATGCGCGGGCGCATCTGCCGGAGTTCGTGCGCGCTCATGGCGACGACACGGAGGTCAGGCGCCTGCTGGCCGACGCAGGCGCCTACGCGGGCGGCGATCTGGATGACGAGGCGCTCATCGAACGCATGCTCGCCTGGATCGACCACGATCAGAAGATCACACCGCTGAAGGCGCTCCAGGGACTCATCTGGGAGGAGGGCTATACGCGGGGGGATTTCCAGGGCCATGTGTACGAGGATGCCGTGGAGCGGCTGCGCCGCTGGCACGAGGAGGACATCCGGCTGGCCGTCTACTCCTCCGGCTCGGTGCATGCCCAGAAACTGCTGTTCGGCCACACGGCCTTCGGGGATCTCAACCCGTTGTTCGATGCCTACTTCGACACCCGCGTCGGGGGCAAACGGGATACCGCCTCCTACAAGACCATCGCCGGCGAACTGGGCGTGGAGCCCCGCGAGATCCTGTTCCTCTCCGACCTGCGCGCGGAACTGGACGCGGCCGCCGAGGCCGGCATGCGGACCACCGCCCTGGACCGCGCCGCCGGCGGCGAGGACTTCGGCCCCCACCCGGTGGCGCGGGACTTCCATGAGATCGGGCTCTAA
- the rsxD gene encoding electron transport complex subunit RsxD: protein MRFPTHSSPHMTPAHSVGRMMRRVLYALVPGTLAMTWYFGWGVLVNVALAVALAVGFEALMLLARKRPVIPTLGDYSAVVTGWLFALALPPLTPWWVTLVGIGFAMVVAKHLYGGLGYNPFNPAMVGYVVVLLSFPREMIQWLPPLALTEPAFSPGEVLTAIFLGQLPAGVSWDAITTATPLDLMKTELSMNRTISEIREHPLFGDFSGHGWEWIGNWFLLGGLWLLFMRVISWQIPAAMLGSLAVTAGMFWIVDPDTFASPAFHVFSGAAILGAFFIATDPVSASTTPRGRLVYGAGIGVLLYVIRTWGNYPDAVAFAVLLMNMAAPTIDHYTQPRVFGQKPPPTRRDNGP from the coding sequence ATGCGCTTCCCCACACACAGCTCGCCGCACATGACGCCGGCCCACAGCGTGGGCCGGATGATGCGTCGCGTGCTCTACGCGCTTGTCCCCGGCACACTGGCCATGACCTGGTATTTCGGCTGGGGCGTGCTGGTGAACGTGGCGCTGGCGGTCGCGCTCGCCGTGGGTTTCGAGGCGCTGATGCTGCTCGCCCGCAAGCGGCCGGTCATCCCGACCCTGGGTGACTACAGCGCGGTGGTCACGGGCTGGCTGTTCGCACTGGCCCTGCCGCCGCTCACGCCCTGGTGGGTGACACTGGTGGGTATCGGCTTCGCCATGGTGGTGGCCAAGCACCTGTACGGCGGCCTGGGTTACAACCCGTTCAACCCGGCCATGGTGGGCTACGTGGTGGTGCTGCTCTCGTTCCCGAGGGAGATGATCCAGTGGCTGCCCCCCCTGGCACTCACCGAGCCGGCCTTCAGCCCGGGCGAGGTGCTGACCGCCATCTTCCTCGGGCAACTGCCCGCCGGTGTCTCCTGGGATGCCATCACCACCGCCACACCGCTGGACCTCATGAAGACCGAGCTGTCCATGAACCGCACCATCAGCGAGATCCGGGAGCACCCCCTGTTCGGGGACTTTTCGGGACACGGCTGGGAGTGGATCGGCAACTGGTTCCTGCTGGGCGGATTGTGGCTGCTGTTCATGCGCGTGATCAGCTGGCAGATTCCGGCGGCCATGCTGGGTTCCCTCGCCGTCACGGCAGGCATGTTCTGGATCGTCGATCCGGACACCTTTGCATCACCGGCCTTCCACGTGTTCAGCGGCGCGGCGATCCTGGGCGCCTTCTTCATCGCCACCGATCCGGTCTCGGCCAGCACCACGCCCCGCGGGCGTCTGGTCTATGGCGCGGGCATCGGCGTGCTTCTGTACGTGATCCGCACCTGGGGCAACTACCCGGATGCCGTCGCCTTCGCGGTGCTGCTCATGAACATGGCCGCTCCCACCATCGACCATTACACCCAGCCCCGGGTGTTCGGACAGAAGCCGCCGCCCACGCGGCGCGACAACGGGCCGTAG
- the rsxB gene encoding electron transport complex subunit RsxB — MLAAILAISALAAVFGLLLGYSAVRFRVESDPVVDQIDALLPQTQCGQCSFAGCRPYAEAIAAGEADINRCPPGGEATVLALADLLGRDPKPVEGEIKAPSLAVIDEQVCIGCTLCIQACPVDAILGAAKQMHTVIESECTGCELCVEPCPVDCIHMVPIPEDIDTWKWPFPAAGKHLRDRDLADS, encoded by the coding sequence GTGCTGGCCGCCATCCTCGCCATCAGTGCCCTGGCCGCCGTGTTCGGCCTGCTGCTGGGCTACTCCGCGGTACGGTTCCGGGTGGAGAGCGACCCGGTGGTGGACCAGATCGACGCGCTGCTGCCCCAGACCCAGTGCGGCCAGTGCAGCTTTGCCGGCTGCCGCCCCTACGCCGAGGCCATCGCGGCCGGCGAGGCGGACATCAATCGCTGTCCCCCCGGCGGCGAAGCCACGGTGCTGGCACTGGCCGACCTGCTCGGCCGCGATCCCAAACCCGTGGAGGGCGAAATCAAGGCCCCGAGCCTGGCGGTCATCGACGAGCAGGTGTGCATCGGCTGCACCCTGTGCATACAGGCCTGCCCGGTGGATGCGATCCTGGGCGCCGCCAAGCAGATGCACACGGTGATCGAAAGCGAATGCACCGGCTGCGAACTGTGCGTCGAACCCTGTCCGGTGGACTGCATCCACATGGTGCCCATCCCGGAAGACATCGACACATGGAAGTGGCCGTTCCCAGCGGCCGGGAAGCACCTCAGGGACCGCGACCTGGCCGATTCCTGA
- the rsxC gene encoding electron transport complex subunit RsxC, producing MSELIPKLRHFHGGLKLPPDKEASTRDPVLTMPVPARLVVPLRQHIGEAAEACVKAGDAVEKGQVIGRCDTYVGAAVHAPTSGYVAEVADHPVPHPSGLSAPCVVIETDGRDHWGDSRLPPVEDYLNADPSDLRNCIREAGIVGLGGAAFPAAVKITPRPGQALDCLVINGSECEPFITCDDMLMRTRAREVIEGVRILMQAVQPRRCLIGIEDHMTAAIGAMRQALGGEEADGIRIVPIPSQYPAGGERQLIQVLTGREVPSQGLPADIGMVCQNVGTAAAIYRAVALGEPLISRIVTVAGRGVNHPRNLEVLIGTPFSDLIAAAGGYSAQVARLIMGGPMMGFAMPSDEVPVVKATNCILAATDEDVAPPGPVMPCIRCGECTRVCPAQLLPQQLYWYARAKDFDKTQDYNLFDCIECGCCAYVCPSNIPLVQYYRYAKTEIWAQERERRKADIARERHEFRQQRLEQEEREKAERMARKKAALAARNGEDGDDPKKAAIQAALERAKARKAAEEPEQMSTGKTQEDKEPSG from the coding sequence ATGTCCGAACTCATCCCCAAGCTGCGGCATTTCCACGGCGGTCTGAAACTGCCTCCCGACAAGGAGGCCAGTACCCGCGATCCCGTGCTGACCATGCCCGTGCCGGCGCGCCTGGTGGTGCCGCTGCGCCAGCATATCGGCGAGGCCGCCGAGGCCTGCGTGAAGGCGGGCGACGCGGTCGAGAAGGGACAGGTGATCGGCCGCTGCGACACCTACGTGGGCGCGGCCGTGCACGCCCCCACGTCCGGTTACGTCGCGGAAGTGGCGGACCACCCGGTGCCTCACCCGTCCGGACTCTCCGCACCCTGCGTGGTGATCGAGACCGATGGCCGCGACCACTGGGGCGACAGCCGCCTCCCGCCCGTCGAGGATTACCTCAACGCGGATCCATCCGACCTGCGCAACTGCATCCGCGAGGCGGGCATCGTGGGTCTGGGCGGGGCGGCATTCCCCGCCGCGGTGAAGATCACGCCGCGCCCGGGACAGGCGCTCGACTGCCTGGTCATCAACGGATCCGAGTGCGAGCCCTTTATCACCTGCGACGACATGCTCATGCGGACCCGTGCACGCGAGGTGATCGAGGGCGTGCGCATCCTCATGCAGGCGGTTCAGCCGCGCCGCTGCCTGATCGGCATCGAGGATCACATGACCGCCGCCATCGGGGCCATGCGTCAGGCGCTGGGCGGTGAGGAGGCGGACGGCATCCGCATCGTGCCCATCCCGAGTCAGTACCCTGCCGGGGGCGAAAGGCAGTTGATCCAGGTGCTCACCGGACGCGAAGTGCCCAGCCAGGGACTGCCTGCGGACATCGGCATGGTATGCCAGAACGTCGGTACCGCGGCCGCGATCTACCGGGCTGTTGCCCTGGGCGAGCCACTGATCTCGCGCATCGTCACGGTGGCCGGCCGCGGCGTAAACCATCCGCGCAACCTGGAAGTGCTCATCGGCACGCCGTTCTCGGATCTGATCGCCGCCGCAGGCGGCTACTCGGCGCAGGTGGCCCGCCTGATCATGGGCGGTCCCATGATGGGATTCGCCATGCCCAGCGACGAGGTCCCGGTGGTCAAGGCCACCAACTGCATCCTGGCAGCCACCGACGAGGACGTGGCGCCACCCGGGCCGGTCATGCCCTGCATCCGCTGCGGCGAATGCACCCGGGTCTGTCCGGCGCAACTGCTCCCGCAGCAGCTCTACTGGTACGCCCGGGCCAAGGACTTCGACAAGACACAGGACTACAACCTGTTCGACTGCATCGAGTGCGGCTGCTGCGCCTACGTCTGTCCCAGCAACATTCCTCTGGTACAGTACTACCGCTACGCCAAGACGGAGATCTGGGCCCAGGAGCGGGAACGCCGCAAGGCGGACATCGCCCGTGAGCGCCACGAGTTCCGCCAGCAGCGCCTGGAACAGGAGGAACGAGAGAAGGCCGAGCGTATGGCACGCAAGAAGGCCGCTCTCGCCGCCAGGAACGGCGAGGACGGCGATGACCCCAAGAAAGCCGCCATCCAGGCCGCCCTGGAACGCGCCAAGGCCAGGAAGGCCGCAGAGGAACCCGAGCAGATGAGCACAGGCAAAACGCAAGAGGACAAGGAGCCCTCCGGCTGA
- the rsxG gene encoding electron transport complex subunit RsxG: MVRNILMSGVLLALFGVVGAGLVAFVFQGTADRIAANEEAIMLSSLHAILQHEAYDNDILEDAIPLSDELLGGTDLMAYRAYLGDEPVAVVFTVIAPGGYSGPIRLLVGVEEYGEVAGVRVVAHRETPGLGDDIEVQRSDWILDFDGRSLANPAYNQWAVRRDAGVFDQFTGATITARAVVTAVRDTLVYFEAHRDTVFMRETADEEESPLE; encoded by the coding sequence GTGGTGCGCAACATCCTCATGTCCGGCGTGCTGCTGGCCCTGTTCGGCGTGGTCGGTGCGGGTCTGGTGGCGTTCGTGTTCCAGGGCACGGCGGATCGGATCGCCGCCAACGAAGAGGCCATCATGCTGTCCAGCCTGCACGCGATCCTGCAGCACGAGGCCTACGACAATGACATCCTGGAGGACGCCATCCCGCTGTCCGACGAGCTGCTGGGGGGAACGGACCTGATGGCCTACCGGGCCTACCTGGGAGACGAACCGGTGGCCGTGGTGTTCACGGTCATTGCCCCGGGCGGGTACAGCGGCCCCATTCGCCTGCTGGTGGGCGTGGAGGAGTACGGCGAGGTGGCCGGCGTGCGGGTGGTCGCCCACCGGGAGACCCCGGGCCTGGGCGACGATATCGAGGTGCAGCGCTCCGACTGGATCCTGGACTTCGACGGCCGCAGCCTGGCAAACCCGGCCTACAATCAGTGGGCCGTGCGCCGTGACGCCGGCGTCTTCGACCAGTTCACCGGCGCCACCATCACCGCCCGGGCCGTGGTGACAGCGGTGCGTGACACGCTGGTATACTTCGAGGCCCATCGCGACACCGTGTTCATGCGCGAAACGGCGGACGAGGAGGAATCCCCCCTTGAGTGA